The genomic window CGAGGGCAAGCCGGTGCGCACGCCCGATGCCGGCAGCTACTGGCGGGTGATCGAGGAGCACCAGGTCAACAGCCTGTTCTGCGCGCCCACGGCGATCCGGGCGATCCGCAAGGAGGACCCGCAGGGCGAATTACTCGAACGCTACGACCTGAGCTCGCTGCGCCACCTGTTCCTGGCCGGCGAGAAGCTCGACAGCAGCACCCAGCACTGGCTGGAGGAGCACACCGGCAAGCCGGTGCACGACCACTGGTGGCAGACCGAGACCGGCTGGCCGGTGACCGCGCCCTGCACCGGCCTGGGCGACCACGACCTGCGCGCCGGCTCCACCAACCGCGCCGTGCCCGGCTACCACGTGCAGGTGGTGGACGACGAAGGGCGGCTGCTGGGGCCCAACGAGCAAGGCTCCATCGTCATCGCCCTGCCGCTGCCGCCGGGCTGTGCGCAGACGCTGTGGAACGATCACCCGCGCTACCTGCAGGCCTACCTCAAGGCCTTCCCCGGCTACTACCACACCGGCGACGGCGGCTACGTGGACGAGGAGGGTTTCGTCTACATCATGGGCCGCACCGACGACGTGATTAACGTCTCCGGCCATCGCCTGTCCACCGGCGAGATGGAGGAACTGCTGGCGCTGCACGAGGCCGTTGCCGAGTGCGCGGTGATTGCCGTGCAGGACGACCTCAAGGGCCATGTGCCGCTGGGGCTGGTAGTGCTCAAGGACGGCGCGCAGATCAGCGAGGCCAACCTGCAGCGCGACCTGGTCGCCCTGGTGCGCGAGCGCATCGGCGCGCTGGCCTGTTTCCAGCGCACGGTGGTGGTCAAGCGCCTGCCCAAGACCCGCTCGGGCAAGATCCTGCGTGCCGTGCTGCGCAAGATCGCCGACGGCGAACCGTACGCGCCGCCGTCCACCATCGACGACCCGGCCATTCTCGGCGAGATCGCCGAGCGCCTTGGCCAGGCCGGCCTGGCCAAGGCTGGCTGACATCCCACGACGCCGGCCCCGCCGGCGTATTTCCAGGGCCGCACGCGTTGCGGCCCTTTTTTTGCGCAGCGCGCGCGGAGGCGGGGGGACTAAAGGCTCATTGCCATCTAGACTGCTGGCATCGGGCCTCTATCTGCGGTGTGGCATCCATGATCAGTCCTGTCGTCCTCGATGAGGAGGAGCTCGAAGCGTTGCGCGAAGTCACCGCGCAGGCGCCGCACAAGCCTTTGGTGCTGGTGGTCGACGATGACCGCGACGTGCTGGCCGAGATGCGCGAGCTGATCGAGGGCGCGAACTTCCGCTGCCTGACTGCCGGCAGCGCCGCCGAAGCGCTGCGGCGCATCCGCCGCGACGAATCCGATATCGACCTGCTGGTGACCGACCTGCGCATGGAACACGAAGGGGCGGGGTTGGAATTGATCCGCGAGCTGAACGAGGTCGGAACCTTCCTGCCGATCATCGTCCTCTCCGGCCAGGCGAACGCCCGCGACGTGATCGAGGCGATGCGCCTGAACGTGCTGGATTTCATGGTCAAGCCGCTGGACCCGGGGTATTTCCTCGATCTGCTAAGGCGTCACCTGTAGCCCTTGCGCCCAGCGCTTTGCGAGCAAGCTCGCTCCTACGAAAAGCACTCCAGCGCTGGGTGGGGCTGTAGGAGCGAGCTTGCTCGCGAACCGGGTCGAAACATCAAAGCGTCTGCGCCTTGAAGGTGTCGCACTTGCCCGGCGCGCCGCTCTCGAAGCCGATCTTGAACCAGCGCACGCGCTGTGCGGATGAGCCGTGAGTGAAGGAATCCGGCATCACCGTGCCGCGCGCCTGGCGCTGCAGGTGGTCATCGCCGATGGCGTTGGCGGCGTTCAGCGCCTCTTCCACATCGCCAGGTTCCAGCCAGTTCAGGCGCTGCTGGGCGCGGTTGGCCCAGACGCCGGCGAAGCAGTCGGCCTGCAGCTCCTGGCGCACCGACAGGCCGTTGGCGCCTTCCATGCGCGCGCCGCGCTGGCGGGCGGCGTTGATCTTGGCCGAAATGCCCAGCAGGTTCTGCACGTGGTGGCCGACTTCGTGGGCGATCACGTAGGCCTGGGCGAAGTCGCCGGCGGCGGAGAACTTCTGCTCCATTTCGCGGAAGAAACCGAGGTCGAGGTACACCCGGTGGTCGCCCGGGCAATAGAACGGCCCGACCGCCGACGAGGCGAAGCCGCATGCCGAGTTCACCCCGCCGTTGAACAGGATCAGCTTGGGCTGCTCGTACTGCTGGTTGCTGCGGGCGAAGATCTCGCCCCAGGTGTCCTCGGTGTCGCCGAGGATCGAGCGGACGAAGTCCACCTGCGGATCGTTGCCGCTGGCCGGCTTGCCCTGGGGCGGGCGGGCCGGCGCCTGCTGCTGGGAGACGTCCATCTGGCCGAGCAGGGAGCCGAGGATGGTCATCGGGTCCTGCCCGGAGAGCAGGCCGATCACCACCACGATGGCCACGCCGCCCAGGCTGAGGCCGCGGCCGCCAATGCGCATACCGCCGCCGCCCATGCCGCCGCCGTCGTCATCGCGGGCATCCACTACGTTGTCGCTGCGTCGTCCTTTGCGCCATTGCATGGCGGCATCTCCATCGAACAGGTGGGTTCAGTGTCGTCGTGGGCAGGGCTGGCCGCCAGCCCGGTCGTCAGGCGAATCGGTGCAGCAGCTCGGCGCGGGCAAGCAGTTGCACGTCGCCGCCGACGCGGACCTCGTCATCCTGGCCGACCTGCACGTCGAGCCGGCTGGGGCGGCCGACGAAGCGGCCCTGGGCCAGGTGGAACAGCTCGCCGCGGCGCGCCTTGCCCAGCTCCACCAGGTAGGCGGCGACGGGGCCGGCGGCGCTGCCGGTGGCGACGTCCTCGATGATCCCCGCGGCGTCCCAGGTACGGCCTTCGCGATTATCCACATCCAGCACGAAAACGAACGCGGCGTTGAGCTTTGCCAGCTCTGCCGTCAGATCCGTGCGCTGGCGCACGCGCCCCAGGGCCTCGCTGCGCACCGGCAGCAGCAGATAGGGCAGGCCGGTGCTGACGATGGCGGCGGGGTAGTCGGCGAGGTCGGCGGCCGTCAGCGAGAAGGCCTCGGCGAACCACCGGCGCGTGGCCTCATCGAGCACGCTGCCGAAGTCGGCGCTGCCCTGGTTCATCTCGGCGTGGAAGCCCGCGCCGCGTCGGCGCGTGATGACCTTCACCGCCTTGGCCGGCAGTTCCAGCGTCCAGAGTTCCTCCTCGCCGCGCTGGTGCAGGTGGTGCAGCAGCGCGGCGGCGCCCAGCACCGGGTGGCCGGCGAAGGGCAGCTCCTCGTCGAGGGTGAAGATGCGCGCGGAGTAGGTGTCCAGCGACGCGGACGGAAACAGGAAGATCGACTCGAACTGGCGCAGCTCCTGGGTCAGCGCCTGCAGCGTCTGGGCGGGGATGCCGCGGGCGTCGGGAAACACCGCCAGGCCATTGCCGGTGAGTGGTTGGTCGGCGAAGACGTCGACTTGCCAATAGTGTTGCGGGGACATGGGCCTCCAGATGCCGCCCTTGAGCGGTGCAAAGAAAAACTCGACAGCCAGCCTAGCGAGCTATATGTTCGCCGACAAGAAAGCGCAGGTCACAGCGCCACGCTTTCCAGGCCACCGCAGTGGCCGGCGTCGCTCGGACGGTTCCGGGCGCCTACGTTAACCAGAGGACACCATGACTGAACCCCGTTCAGCTCGTCGCTTTGCGCGCATCGATCGCCTACCCCCCTACGTTTTCAACATCACCGCCGACCTGAAGATGGCCGCCCGCCGCCGTGGCGAGGACATCATCGACCTGTCCATGGGCAACCCGGACGGGGCCACGCCGCCGCACATCGTCGAGAAGCTCTGCCAGGTCGCCCAGCGCGAAGACACCCACGGCTACTCCACGTCCCGTGGTATTCCGCGCCTGCGCCGGGCCATCTCGCACTGGTACCGCGACCGTTATCAGGTGGAGATCGACCCGGAATCCGAGGCCATCGTCACCATCGGTTCCAAGGAAGGCCTGGCGCACCTGATGCTGGCGACCCTGGACCACGGCGACACCATCCTGGTGCCCAACCCCAGCTACCCGATCCACATCTACGGCGCGGTGATCGCCGGCGCCCAGGTGCGCTCGGTGCCCCTGGTGCCGGGGATCGACTTCTTCAACGAGCTGGAGCGGGCCATCCGCGAATCGATTCCCAAGCCAAAGATGATGATCCTGGGCTTCCCCTCCAACCCCACGGCGCAGTGCGTGGAGCTGGACTTCTTCGAGCGCGTGGTCGACCTGGCCAAGCGCTACGACGTGCTGGTGGTGCACGACCTGGCCTACGCGGACATCACCTTCGACAGCTGGAAAGCGCCGTCGATCATGCAGGTGCCGGGCGCCAAGGACATCGCGGTGGAGTTCTTCACCCTGTCCAAGAGCTACAACATGGCCGGCTGGCGCATCGGCTTCATGGTCGGCAACCCGGAGCTGGTCTCGGCCCTGGCGCGGATCAAGAGCTACCACGACTACGGCACCTTCACCCCGCTGCAGGTGGCGGCGATTGCGGCGCTCGAAGGCGACCAGCAGTGCGTGCGCGACATCGCCGAGCAGTACCAGAAGCGCCGCGACGTGTTGGTCAAGGGCCTGCACGAGGCCGGCTGGATGGTGGAGAACCCCAAGGCCTCGATGTACATCTGGGCGAAGATTCCGCCTGCCTACGCCCATCTCGGGTCGCTGGAGTTCGCCAAGAAGCTGCTCAAGGATGCCAAGGTCTCGGTGTCGCCGGGCATCGGCTTTGGCGACTATGGCGATGACCACGTGCGCTTCGCCCTGATCGAGAACCGCGACCGCCTGCGCCAGGCGGTGCGCGGGATCAAGGCGATGTTCCGCGCCGACGGCCTGTTGCCGGCCAAGGCCGAGTAACACCGCGTCGATAACGAAAAGGGCGGCCCACTGGCCGCCCTTTTCATTGGGCACGTTGCTCTTTCCGTAGGAGCGAGCTTGCTCGCGAACCTCTGATGGAGATGGCTCGTTCGCGAGCAATAACCAGGCGTTCCCTCGCTCCTACGAAAAGCCGCGTCAGTGAGCAGGGTAGTCCGCGATGACCTCGCGCTGGCCGGCCTTGTTCAGGCCGACCACCTGGTAGGCGTCGTGCCGGTCGCCCATTTCCATGCCCGGCGAGCCCACCGGCATGCCGGGTACGGCGGCGCCGACCAGGTCGGCGCGCTCGCGCAGCTTGAGCACGTCGGCCGCCGGCACGTGGCCTTCGACGAACTTGCCGTCGATGACCCCGGTATGGCACGAGCCCATGCTGTAAGGCACGCCGAGTTTGGTCTTCACTGCACTCATGTCCGCCTCGACGTGGTCGTTGACGGTGAAGCCGTTGCTTTCCAGGTGCTTGATCCAGTCCTTGCAGCAGCTGCAGTTGGCATCGCGGTGCACGTCGATGGTCAGCGGCTCGGCGGCCTGGGCGGCGCCGGCGACAAGGGCGGTGAGCAGAAGCAGGGTGCGCATGGTCGGGAACCTTGGAAATGTGGACGCGCCCGAGGATACTCCCGCGACGGTGGCGGCCCCACCCGCGGTTTGTTTCCCCATATGACGCGCAGCCCCGAACTTGCCGCGCCATACGGGGTCTGTAGCTGATCGGTGGTGCGTCCGCGACTGTCGGTCGCAGGGGCGGACGCTCGGCAATGGCTGCATGGCCAAGGAGAAAATCGGATGCTCTTCGCCCGTCTCGTCCTGCTGGTCCAGGCCCTGGTCTGGGGTGGCCTGGGATTGCTCTACTGGATTCGCCCCTATGAGATGGCCAACCTCAGCGGCATGTTGCTGATGGAGCCGTCGTCGGTGAGCGACGCACGCGTCTTCTACGGCGGCCACCAGTTCGCCCTCGCGCTGTTCCTGGTCTTCGCCTTGCGCCGTCGCCTGCTGGT from Pseudomonas sp. GCEP-101 includes these protein-coding regions:
- a CDS encoding PhzF family phenazine biosynthesis protein gives rise to the protein MSPQHYWQVDVFADQPLTGNGLAVFPDARGIPAQTLQALTQELRQFESIFLFPSASLDTYSARIFTLDEELPFAGHPVLGAAALLHHLHQRGEEELWTLELPAKAVKVITRRRGAGFHAEMNQGSADFGSVLDEATRRWFAEAFSLTAADLADYPAAIVSTGLPYLLLPVRSEALGRVRQRTDLTAELAKLNAAFVFVLDVDNREGRTWDAAGIIEDVATGSAAGPVAAYLVELGKARRGELFHLAQGRFVGRPSRLDVQVGQDDEVRVGGDVQLLARAELLHRFA
- a CDS encoding DUF411 domain-containing protein yields the protein MRTLLLLTALVAGAAQAAEPLTIDVHRDANCSCCKDWIKHLESNGFTVNDHVEADMSAVKTKLGVPYSMGSCHTGVIDGKFVEGHVPAADVLKLRERADLVGAAVPGMPVGSPGMEMGDRHDAYQVVGLNKAGQREVIADYPAH
- the alaC gene encoding alanine transaminase: MTEPRSARRFARIDRLPPYVFNITADLKMAARRRGEDIIDLSMGNPDGATPPHIVEKLCQVAQREDTHGYSTSRGIPRLRRAISHWYRDRYQVEIDPESEAIVTIGSKEGLAHLMLATLDHGDTILVPNPSYPIHIYGAVIAGAQVRSVPLVPGIDFFNELERAIRESIPKPKMMILGFPSNPTAQCVELDFFERVVDLAKRYDVLVVHDLAYADITFDSWKAPSIMQVPGAKDIAVEFFTLSKSYNMAGWRIGFMVGNPELVSALARIKSYHDYGTFTPLQVAAIAALEGDQQCVRDIAEQYQKRRDVLVKGLHEAGWMVENPKASMYIWAKIPPAYAHLGSLEFAKKLLKDAKVSVSPGIGFGDYGDDHVRFALIENRDRLRQAVRGIKAMFRADGLLPAKAE
- a CDS encoding propionyl-CoA synthetase, whose translation is MSYRQSHDRSIAEPSAFWAEQAARVAWYRAPQEILQALPDGSHRWFADGRLNTCYLALDRQIELGRGHQTALIYDSPVTNTQQRFSYLQLRDDVARLAGALRALGVEKGDGVIIYMPMVPQAAMAMLACARLGAVHSVVFGGFAPHELALRIDDARPKLVLTASCGLEFERVIEYKPLVDKALELATHQPAHVLVLQRPQAMAELTAGRDLDWRETLAHAQPADPVDVASGDPLYIMYTSGTTGKPKGIVRDNGGHAVALSYALPTIFGLQPGDVWWGVSDVGWVVGHSLIVYGPLMHGCTTVFYEGKPVRTPDAGSYWRVIEEHQVNSLFCAPTAIRAIRKEDPQGELLERYDLSSLRHLFLAGEKLDSSTQHWLEEHTGKPVHDHWWQTETGWPVTAPCTGLGDHDLRAGSTNRAVPGYHVQVVDDEGRLLGPNEQGSIVIALPLPPGCAQTLWNDHPRYLQAYLKAFPGYYHTGDGGYVDEEGFVYIMGRTDDVINVSGHRLSTGEMEELLALHEAVAECAVIAVQDDLKGHVPLGLVVLKDGAQISEANLQRDLVALVRERIGALACFQRTVVVKRLPKTRSGKILRAVLRKIADGEPYAPPSTIDDPAILGEIAERLGQAGLAKAG
- a CDS encoding response regulator, producing MISPVVLDEEELEALREVTAQAPHKPLVLVVDDDRDVLAEMRELIEGANFRCLTAGSAAEALRRIRRDESDIDLLVTDLRMEHEGAGLELIRELNEVGTFLPIIVLSGQANARDVIEAMRLNVLDFMVKPLDPGYFLDLLRRHL
- the ypfJ gene encoding KPN_02809 family neutral zinc metallopeptidase produces the protein MQWRKGRRSDNVVDARDDDGGGMGGGGMRIGGRGLSLGGVAIVVVIGLLSGQDPMTILGSLLGQMDVSQQQAPARPPQGKPASGNDPQVDFVRSILGDTEDTWGEIFARSNQQYEQPKLILFNGGVNSACGFASSAVGPFYCPGDHRVYLDLGFFREMEQKFSAAGDFAQAYVIAHEVGHHVQNLLGISAKINAARQRGARMEGANGLSVRQELQADCFAGVWANRAQQRLNWLEPGDVEEALNAANAIGDDHLQRQARGTVMPDSFTHGSSAQRVRWFKIGFESGAPGKCDTFKAQTL